One window of the Archangium primigenium genome contains the following:
- the traA gene encoding outer membrane exchange protein TraA produces the protein MSEILFRRLAPLVAMALVALAPAVHAQEPEDIPLDPVVVTGDPVAASPDQPGTGLCSTSRFSTRISTDFSQRRTSFIGNLNDFLDAVPNASNPNVRTTAVLRTLLDLSNNNIDTTRTSYGDFANAVPGCPEGGCGFALNGNNFGSRLRGYLNVTPAMVGRPIHFGIYADDAVALTLYDRLAVPYAVINRPPKLGEATWRITNSVTFLKSGLYGVELLYVSLTENAALEMSVFVGDFSDFQRGANTSPIVRLKEAGFSLVAPTSLYQTESGRPSYPDLNQCQQCNREAANKPSNSSCGPSYYCNGAALCAPCDSAVFCGPSCSPCGQSTPACVNRNGTFTCAECTKDSDCKNGRCDPETNQCRGCNTDAQCSNGQHCDTEAHECRDCVTNDHCGRGQTCVDNTCQACSAQDSCAGTSCNCCPGGLKCASPTPGASPTCVECSNDNDCADGKRCDVANGRCVTSIAACNTSERCGEQCAKCPTDRPYCLDGQVCVSCRSDLECGDGKFCLSGECASCTTDKRCGARCGACDADKPFCLTDGTTTGSSCVGCRENADCGPGGTCDTATHTCSATTCTVTCGEGSVCLGEACVQCFADAHCPCGGTCDTALNVCTTSCNDSNDCLGTEYCSALTQQCEPGRRKPGTEAAGGPPCCGVTTQGAPLALGLLLLAVLLARRPRGEA, from the coding sequence GTGTCCGAGATCCTCTTCCGAAGATTGGCCCCCCTGGTGGCGATGGCGCTGGTGGCCCTCGCCCCGGCGGTACACGCCCAGGAGCCCGAGGACATTCCCCTCGACCCCGTGGTCGTCACTGGAGATCCGGTCGCCGCGTCACCCGACCAGCCCGGAACCGGTCTGTGCTCGACGTCGCGCTTCTCGACGCGCATCTCCACGGACTTCTCGCAGAGGCGCACCAGCTTCATCGGCAACCTCAACGACTTCCTGGACGCGGTCCCCAACGCGTCCAATCCGAACGTGCGCACCACCGCGGTGCTCCGCACGCTGCTGGATTTGTCGAACAACAACATCGACACCACCCGGACGAGCTACGGCGATTTCGCGAACGCCGTGCCAGGATGTCCGGAGGGCGGCTGCGGTTTCGCGCTGAATGGCAACAACTTCGGTTCTCGTCTGCGCGGTTACCTGAACGTCACCCCGGCCATGGTGGGGCGCCCAATCCACTTCGGCATCTACGCGGATGACGCCGTCGCGCTCACGCTCTACGACCGGCTGGCAGTCCCCTACGCCGTCATCAATCGACCTCCGAAGCTGGGCGAGGCCACGTGGCGCATCACCAACAGCGTCACCTTCCTGAAGTCCGGTCTCTACGGCGTCGAGTTGCTCTACGTGTCGTTGACTGAGAACGCCGCGCTCGAGATGTCCGTGTTCGTCGGCGATTTCTCCGACTTCCAACGAGGGGCGAACACCTCGCCCATCGTCCGGCTCAAGGAAGCGGGTTTCTCGCTCGTCGCCCCCACCTCGCTCTACCAGACGGAGAGCGGACGCCCGTCCTACCCGGACCTGAACCAGTGCCAGCAATGCAACCGGGAGGCGGCCAACAAACCTAGCAACAGCAGCTGCGGCCCGAGCTACTACTGCAATGGCGCGGCGCTGTGCGCGCCGTGTGACTCGGCCGTCTTCTGCGGTCCCAGTTGCTCGCCCTGTGGCCAATCCACGCCCGCGTGCGTCAACCGCAACGGCACCTTCACCTGCGCCGAGTGCACCAAGGACTCGGACTGCAAGAACGGCCGCTGCGACCCGGAGACCAACCAGTGCCGGGGCTGCAACACCGACGCGCAGTGCTCCAATGGCCAGCACTGCGACACCGAGGCGCACGAGTGCCGCGACTGCGTCACCAACGACCACTGCGGGCGCGGTCAGACGTGCGTCGACAACACCTGCCAGGCCTGCTCCGCCCAGGACAGCTGCGCGGGCACCTCCTGCAACTGCTGCCCCGGTGGACTCAAGTGCGCCTCGCCCACGCCGGGCGCCTCGCCCACCTGCGTGGAGTGCAGCAACGACAACGACTGCGCCGACGGCAAGCGCTGCGACGTGGCCAACGGCCGGTGCGTGACCAGCATCGCCGCCTGCAACACCTCCGAGCGCTGCGGCGAGCAGTGCGCCAAGTGCCCCACCGACCGCCCCTACTGCCTCGATGGGCAGGTGTGCGTCTCCTGCCGCTCGGACCTCGAGTGCGGGGACGGCAAGTTCTGCCTCAGTGGCGAGTGCGCCTCCTGCACCACGGACAAGCGCTGCGGCGCGCGCTGCGGCGCCTGTGACGCCGACAAGCCCTTCTGCCTCACCGACGGCACCACCACGGGCAGCTCCTGCGTGGGCTGCCGGGAGAACGCCGACTGTGGTCCGGGCGGCACCTGCGATACCGCCACCCATACCTGCTCGGCCACCACCTGCACCGTGACGTGTGGCGAGGGCAGCGTGTGCCTCGGCGAGGCGTGCGTGCAGTGCTTCGCCGATGCCCACTGCCCCTGCGGCGGCACCTGCGACACCGCGCTCAACGTCTGCACCACGTCGTGCAACGACAGCAACGACTGCCTCGGCACGGAGTACTGCTCGGCGCTCACCCAGCAGTGCGAGCCCGGCCGCCGCAAGCCCGGCACCGAGGCCGCCGGGGGCCCGCCGTGCTGCGGCGTCACCACCCAGGGCGCGCCCCTGGCGCTCGGCCTGCTGCTGCTCGCCGTGCTCCTCGCCCGGCGCCCCCGAGGCGAGGCATGA
- a CDS encoding helix-turn-helix domain-containing protein, with product MDKKLAKTIGEAARSARLRAQLTQADVAEMVDLVTEVYGRIERGGMVPSVPTLLRLCRALRISADELLGLAGPDGALKLTEPPNEQGEKPEVRAVLRVLRQLDSGQIKLLGRLAVALKKE from the coding sequence ATGGACAAGAAACTGGCGAAGACGATTGGAGAAGCCGCGCGGTCGGCCCGTCTGCGTGCGCAGCTCACCCAGGCGGATGTAGCCGAGATGGTGGACCTGGTGACCGAGGTCTACGGCCGCATCGAGCGTGGCGGCATGGTGCCGAGCGTTCCGACACTGCTGCGGTTGTGCCGGGCGCTGCGCATCTCCGCGGACGAGTTGTTGGGCCTGGCGGGTCCGGATGGCGCGCTCAAGTTGACCGAGCCGCCGAACGAACAGGGCGAGAAGCCCGAGGTGCGCGCGGTCCTGCGGGTGCTGCGACAGCTGGATTCCGGGCAAATCAAGCTGCTGGGTCGGCTCGCGGTGGCCTTGAAGAAGGAGTAG
- a CDS encoding GTPase, translated as MNDLTPLRPALEAALGVLPTLEPLVHGDDAEVARRVQERLRRDLLPRLGGGDTPLLLVAIAGPNNVGKSTLFNTLVGATLSPARPEGGLTKQCLAAAHPETWAGSLREVLTRRYDIVLVAPGDSAPVDQAGPAGRLYLVLAEAVPRGLVVMDTPDFDSVYRDNRERAEALLVTVDVLVFVVSRQTYQNAALVDFLRKAVGHGHPYLLVYNEASREETARGHLEKLAQDVGHPPLARYLAPHQPEVEAGEKPLATHPLDEGPPLSSLLGDPVHTRALQARALQASLRDARAELEQLTRATLALTQEPERLRGRLRHELHAAGRAAALRAIPADVMVEAFRDELDARSTFHRYVRLPFRGLATALTFVSRQVHRAFTGPEPTVPPVEQSTEATLRDGVRRLVEGLAPEVATWTGDAPTREVLREVLGPATLERLEEPLGFETLQAQAGDREALYQFCRELVGTELTGGPREELLQSLATLVYSVPAGAAAVVTVVTGGLGQDAVIWAGTLLSTPLLERFVDLLGADVRERVINRWADSHGATLARALESRFFTPLLTRLDAQVEQGERTSRILAETTSRIAS; from the coding sequence ATGAACGACCTCACGCCCCTGCGCCCCGCGCTCGAAGCCGCACTCGGTGTCCTGCCGACCCTGGAGCCCCTCGTCCACGGTGACGACGCCGAGGTGGCGCGCCGTGTCCAGGAGCGGCTGCGGCGCGACCTGCTGCCCCGGCTCGGGGGAGGGGACACCCCGCTGTTGCTCGTGGCCATCGCCGGGCCGAACAACGTGGGCAAGTCCACGCTCTTCAACACCCTGGTGGGCGCCACGCTCTCGCCCGCGCGTCCCGAGGGAGGCCTCACCAAGCAGTGCCTCGCCGCCGCGCATCCGGAGACGTGGGCGGGCTCGCTGCGCGAGGTGCTCACCCGGCGCTACGACATCGTCCTCGTGGCCCCGGGAGACAGCGCCCCGGTGGACCAGGCGGGGCCCGCGGGCCGGCTCTACCTCGTGCTCGCCGAGGCCGTGCCGCGAGGCCTCGTGGTCATGGACACGCCGGACTTCGACAGCGTCTACCGGGACAACCGGGAGCGCGCCGAGGCGCTGCTCGTCACCGTGGACGTGCTCGTCTTCGTGGTGAGCCGGCAGACGTACCAGAACGCCGCCCTGGTGGACTTCCTGCGCAAGGCGGTGGGCCATGGCCACCCCTACCTGCTCGTCTACAACGAGGCCTCGCGCGAGGAGACCGCGCGGGGCCACCTGGAGAAGCTGGCCCAGGACGTGGGCCATCCGCCCCTCGCACGCTACCTCGCGCCGCACCAGCCCGAGGTGGAGGCCGGGGAGAAGCCGCTGGCCACGCACCCGCTCGACGAGGGCCCTCCGCTGTCGTCGCTGCTCGGTGACCCCGTGCACACGCGCGCCCTCCAGGCCCGGGCCCTCCAGGCCTCGCTGCGCGACGCGCGCGCGGAACTGGAGCAACTCACGCGCGCCACCCTCGCCCTCACCCAGGAGCCCGAGCGGCTCCGCGGTCGGCTGCGCCACGAGCTGCACGCGGCGGGCCGCGCCGCCGCGCTCCGGGCCATTCCCGCGGACGTGATGGTGGAGGCCTTCCGGGACGAGCTGGACGCGCGCAGCACCTTCCACCGCTACGTGCGCCTGCCCTTCCGGGGGCTCGCCACGGCCCTCACCTTCGTGTCGCGCCAGGTGCACCGCGCCTTCACCGGCCCCGAGCCCACCGTGCCGCCCGTGGAGCAATCCACCGAGGCCACGCTGCGCGATGGCGTGCGGCGGCTGGTGGAGGGGCTCGCCCCGGAGGTGGCCACGTGGACGGGCGATGCCCCCACGCGAGAGGTGCTGCGCGAGGTGCTGGGACCGGCCACCCTGGAGCGCCTGGAGGAGCCCCTGGGCTTCGAGACGCTCCAGGCGCAGGCGGGGGACCGGGAGGCGCTCTACCAGTTCTGCCGGGAGCTCGTCGGCACCGAGCTCACGGGAGGCCCCCGCGAGGAGCTGCTGCAGTCGCTCGCCACGCTCGTGTACTCGGTGCCCGCGGGCGCCGCCGCCGTGGTGACGGTGGTGACGGGCGGCCTGGGCCAGGACGCCGTCATCTGGGCGGGCACGCTCCTGTCCACGCCGCTGCTCGAGCGCTTCGTGGACCTGCTGGGCGCGGACGTGCGCGAGCGCGTCATCAACCGCTGGGCCGACTCGCACGGGGCCACCCTCGCCCGCGCCCTCGAGTCCCGCTTCTTCACGCCCCTGCTGACCCGGCTCGACGCCCAGGTCGAACAGGGCGAGCGCACCTCGCGAATCCTCGCCGAGACGACCTCGCGGATCGCCTCCTGA
- a CDS encoding serine/threonine-protein kinase: MARKQDPWVGKVVAGRYQVTGMLGSGGMGTVYEAEQLGLGRVVALKILHPHVAQTPGATARFQREGQLMARLKHPGAVQVFDHGQEGDDLYLAMERVEGFPLDELLDSYGLLEVTTAVELAARVLEVLDAAHGVGLVHRDLKPSNVMMVGEVSAPRVKVLDFGLAALVHEDKSTRLTEKGEVLGTPAYMSPESCRGESVDARADLYAVGCLLHELLVGRPPFGDGADAEVMSGHLYRPPTPVRQLVPERNIPEAVESLVLASLAKAKTQRPASARELAARLREALRPPVPSTPPATSAPPVVPVKAARPVGVIEPEGAGPTHGVGTALAVAGYPVVLRRAEDSLEGLGALVVVPRGTHALEEALALASALASRPQAPPILLCGGGDDFSVVSRAIASGVYDYVPLPLDPTDLARKVGRALRARR; the protein is encoded by the coding sequence ATGGCGCGCAAGCAGGACCCGTGGGTGGGCAAGGTCGTCGCCGGGCGCTACCAGGTGACGGGAATGCTCGGCAGTGGCGGCATGGGCACGGTGTACGAGGCCGAGCAGCTGGGGCTCGGCCGCGTCGTGGCGCTGAAGATCCTCCACCCGCACGTGGCCCAGACCCCGGGCGCCACGGCCCGCTTCCAGCGCGAGGGCCAGCTCATGGCCCGGCTCAAGCACCCGGGCGCCGTCCAGGTCTTCGACCATGGGCAGGAGGGAGACGACCTCTACCTCGCCATGGAGCGCGTGGAGGGCTTTCCCCTCGACGAGCTGCTGGACTCCTACGGCCTGCTCGAGGTGACGACCGCCGTGGAGCTGGCCGCGCGGGTGCTGGAGGTGTTGGACGCCGCGCACGGCGTGGGGCTCGTGCACCGGGACCTCAAGCCCTCCAACGTGATGATGGTGGGCGAGGTGTCCGCGCCCCGGGTGAAGGTGCTCGACTTCGGGCTCGCCGCGCTCGTGCACGAGGACAAGTCCACCCGGCTCACGGAGAAGGGCGAGGTGCTGGGCACGCCCGCGTACATGTCCCCCGAGAGCTGCCGCGGCGAGTCCGTGGACGCCCGCGCGGACCTGTACGCCGTGGGCTGCCTGCTGCACGAGCTGCTCGTGGGCCGGCCCCCCTTCGGCGATGGCGCCGACGCGGAGGTGATGAGCGGCCACCTCTACCGGCCCCCCACGCCCGTGCGTCAGCTCGTGCCCGAGCGGAACATCCCCGAGGCGGTGGAGTCCCTGGTGCTCGCGAGCCTCGCCAAGGCGAAGACCCAGCGGCCCGCGAGCGCGCGGGAGCTGGCCGCCCGGCTGCGCGAGGCCCTCCGGCCTCCCGTGCCCTCGACCCCTCCCGCCACGAGCGCGCCCCCCGTCGTCCCCGTGAAGGCGGCCCGGCCCGTGGGCGTCATCGAACCGGAGGGGGCCGGGCCCACGCACGGCGTCGGCACCGCGCTGGCGGTGGCCGGCTATCCGGTCGTCTTGCGACGCGCGGAGGACTCGCTGGAGGGCCTGGGCGCGCTGGTGGTGGTGCCCCGGGGCACCCACGCCCTGGAGGAAGCCCTGGCCCTGGCGAGCGCCCTGGCGAGCAGGCCCCAGGCGCCGCCCATCCTGCTGTGTGGCGGAGGGGATGACTTCTCGGTGGTGTCGCGGGCCATCGCCAGCGGCGTGTACGACTACGTCCCCCTCCCCCTGGATCCCACGGACCTGGCGCGCAAGGTGGGCCGGGCCCTGCGCGCGCGCCGCTGA
- a CDS encoding sigma-54-dependent transcriptional regulator, which yields MSGRVLLVDDDPSMVELLQARLTRRGFTVTALTDPQAALPLVRQEPFDVVLTDLNMQGLSGTELCERVVANLPDLPVVVVTAFGSMETAVAAIRAGAYDFITKPVEMDALVHTLTRAVQHHQLKGELVRLTKVVADSQRLGGLLGSSPAMLKVYDLLTRVADSDATVIIHGESGTGKELVARALHDKSRRASGPFVAVNCAAMPEALLESELFGHARGAFTDAKAARAGLFAQAHGGTLLLDEVGEMPLGLQPKLLRALQERRARPVGGDHEVPFDVRVVAATHRDLEGMVEENRFREDLFYRLNVVQMELPPLRARGGDCLLLAQHFIEHFAARANKRVMGLNEAVAERLMNYSWPGNVRELRNCIERAVAVTHTERLAVDDLPEKIRAWRASHVVVASGDPSEFTTLEEVERRYILRVLEEVKGNKSLAAQVLGLDRKTLYRKLDRYKAGGD from the coding sequence ATGAGCGGACGCGTCCTGCTTGTCGACGATGACCCGAGCATGGTGGAGCTGCTCCAGGCGCGCCTCACGCGCCGCGGCTTCACCGTCACGGCCCTGACGGACCCCCAGGCCGCCCTGCCGCTGGTGCGCCAGGAGCCCTTCGACGTGGTGCTCACGGACCTGAACATGCAGGGCCTGAGCGGCACGGAGCTGTGCGAGCGCGTGGTGGCCAACCTGCCCGACCTGCCCGTGGTGGTGGTGACGGCCTTTGGCAGCATGGAGACGGCCGTGGCCGCCATCCGCGCGGGCGCCTACGACTTCATCACCAAGCCGGTGGAGATGGACGCGCTCGTGCACACGCTCACGCGCGCCGTGCAGCACCACCAGCTCAAGGGCGAGCTGGTGCGCCTGACCAAGGTGGTCGCCGACTCGCAGCGCCTGGGCGGCCTGCTCGGCTCCAGCCCCGCGATGCTCAAGGTGTACGACCTGCTCACGCGCGTGGCGGACTCGGACGCCACGGTCATCATCCACGGCGAGAGCGGCACGGGAAAGGAGCTGGTGGCGCGGGCGCTGCACGACAAGAGCCGGCGCGCCTCCGGGCCCTTCGTGGCCGTCAACTGCGCGGCCATGCCCGAGGCCCTGCTGGAGAGCGAGCTGTTCGGCCATGCCCGGGGCGCCTTCACCGACGCCAAGGCGGCGCGCGCGGGCCTCTTCGCCCAGGCGCACGGGGGCACGCTCCTGCTCGACGAGGTGGGCGAGATGCCGCTCGGCCTGCAGCCCAAGCTCCTGCGCGCCCTGCAGGAGCGCCGGGCCCGTCCGGTGGGTGGAGACCACGAGGTGCCCTTCGACGTGCGGGTGGTGGCCGCCACCCACCGCGACCTGGAGGGCATGGTGGAGGAGAACCGCTTCCGCGAGGACCTCTTCTACCGGCTCAACGTGGTGCAGATGGAGCTGCCGCCGCTCAGGGCCCGGGGTGGGGACTGCCTGCTGCTCGCCCAGCACTTCATCGAGCACTTCGCCGCGCGCGCCAACAAGCGGGTGATGGGGCTCAACGAGGCCGTGGCCGAGCGGCTGATGAACTACAGCTGGCCGGGCAACGTGCGCGAGCTGCGCAACTGCATCGAGCGCGCGGTGGCCGTGACGCACACCGAGCGCCTCGCGGTGGATGACCTGCCGGAGAAGATCCGCGCCTGGCGCGCCTCGCACGTGGTGGTGGCCAGCGGAGACCCCTCCGAGTTCACCACGCTGGAGGAGGTGGAGCGGCGCTACATCCTGCGCGTGCTTGAGGAAGTGAAGGGCAACAAGTCCCTGGCCGCGCAGGTGCTGGGCCTGGACCGCAAGACGCTCTACCGCAAGCTCGACCGGTACAAGGCCGGAGGGGACTAG